A single Paenibacillus sp. FSL R5-0517 DNA region contains:
- the lpdA gene encoding dihydrolipoyl dehydrogenase produces the protein MPITCDVAILGGGTGGYVAAIRAAQLGKQVVIIEKDKLGGTCLHRGCIPSKALLKSAEVYAEIQESETYGIETAGATLVFPKVQARKDAIVEQLHQGVQYLMKKNKIQVVHANGRVIGPSIFSPQSGAVAVEFEDGEMDTVVPTNLIIATGSRPRVLPGLEPDGKFIMSSDEALRMDELPASLIIVGGGVIGLEWASMLNDFGVDITVVEAAAHVLPAEDEDVAREMQRLLGKRGVRFLTGAKVLTETYSTDTDGIQIDVQLGDEKQETLKAEKMLVSVGRQANVENIGLENTDIKLEHGFIAVNKQLQTGESHIYAIGDCIGGLQLAHAASHEGILAVNHLAGETVHAVESHRIPRCVYTRPEAASIGFTEREAKERGYDIKTGKFPFQAIGKSLIHGSRDGFVKVIADAKTNDILGVHMIGTHVTELIAEASLAQMLDATPWEVGQTIHPHPSLSEIMGEAMLAVDGKAIGM, from the coding sequence ATGCCAATTACATGTGATGTAGCAATTCTTGGAGGAGGAACTGGTGGATATGTAGCCGCAATCCGAGCTGCACAGCTAGGAAAACAGGTCGTTATTATTGAGAAGGACAAGCTCGGCGGAACCTGTCTGCATCGTGGGTGTATTCCGAGCAAAGCTTTGCTGAAAAGCGCGGAAGTGTACGCCGAGATTCAGGAGAGCGAGACGTATGGTATTGAGACAGCTGGAGCCACACTTGTATTTCCCAAAGTACAGGCGCGTAAGGATGCGATTGTGGAGCAGCTCCATCAGGGCGTTCAATATTTGATGAAAAAAAATAAAATCCAGGTCGTACACGCGAACGGTCGCGTGATCGGACCTTCCATCTTCTCCCCGCAGAGCGGAGCGGTCGCTGTAGAGTTTGAAGATGGGGAGATGGATACGGTTGTGCCGACCAATCTCATTATTGCTACTGGTTCACGTCCACGTGTGCTGCCAGGGCTGGAACCGGATGGCAAGTTTATTATGAGCAGTGACGAAGCACTGCGTATGGACGAGCTTCCTGCATCACTTATTATTGTCGGCGGTGGTGTGATTGGACTGGAGTGGGCATCCATGCTGAATGACTTTGGTGTAGACATCACGGTGGTAGAAGCTGCTGCTCACGTGCTGCCTGCAGAGGATGAGGATGTTGCAAGAGAGATGCAACGATTGCTTGGTAAGCGGGGGGTTCGTTTCCTGACAGGAGCCAAAGTGCTAACGGAAACCTATAGCACGGATACAGATGGCATCCAGATTGATGTGCAGCTTGGTGACGAAAAGCAGGAAACGCTGAAAGCGGAGAAAATGCTCGTGTCGGTTGGACGTCAGGCCAATGTCGAAAATATCGGACTCGAAAATACGGATATCAAGCTGGAGCATGGCTTCATTGCTGTGAACAAACAGCTACAGACCGGTGAAAGTCACATCTACGCTATTGGCGACTGCATTGGTGGTCTACAGCTTGCGCACGCGGCAAGTCATGAAGGCATTCTCGCTGTCAATCATTTGGCAGGGGAAACGGTACATGCCGTTGAATCTCACCGTATACCGCGATGTGTGTACACACGTCCGGAAGCAGCAAGCATTGGATTCACCGAGCGTGAAGCCAAAGAACGTGGCTATGACATTAAAACAGGCAAGTTCCCGTTTCAGGCGATTGGCAAATCGCTCATTCACGGAAGTCGTGATGGATTCGTGAAGGTGATCGCAGATGCCAAGACGAATGATATATTGGGGGTACATATGATTGGCACCCATGTGACTGAATTGATCGCTGAGGCTTCACTGGCTCAGATGCTGGATGCCACACCTTGGGAAGTCGGACAAACCATTCATCCGCACCCTTCTCTGTCGGAAATCATGGGTGAAGCCATGCTGGCGGTCGATGGAAAGGCCATTGGAATGTAA
- a CDS encoding DUF2627 domain-containing protein: MLMNTRLVFARFLAIVVLVIPGLMAMKGFLMMKDALFLYYAEHGNELISPGFQWLSFGGGLVLFAAGMSFLGGWILFRDRKRNYVGPRFRSKNVPEKAETPGGTR; this comes from the coding sequence ATGCTCATGAATACAAGATTGGTATTTGCGCGATTTTTGGCGATTGTTGTTCTGGTCATCCCCGGTTTAATGGCAATGAAGGGTTTTCTGATGATGAAAGACGCCCTGTTCCTATATTATGCCGAGCACGGGAACGAACTGATTTCACCAGGATTCCAGTGGCTTTCCTTTGGCGGTGGACTTGTCCTGTTTGCCGCAGGTATGAGTTTTCTGGGAGGCTGGATCTTGTTCCGTGACCGCAAGCGTAATTATGTAGGTCCCCGTTTCCGATCCAAAAATGTACCCGAAAAAGCAGAGACGCCCGGAGGGACTCGTTGA
- a CDS encoding potassium channel family protein, whose amino-acid sequence MVSFLITLQRLLKGIFHAFKDPKFLALFALTAATLLSGTLFYTRVEGLHWIDALYFCAVTLTTVGHPEFVPSTGFSKAFTVIYMFAGIGLTFAMIARITAGILFPRKLKTEEDPE is encoded by the coding sequence ATGGTATCATTTTTAATCACGTTACAACGACTACTCAAAGGCATTTTCCATGCGTTCAAAGACCCCAAGTTTCTGGCTTTGTTCGCGTTAACGGCAGCAACGTTGCTGTCAGGCACTTTGTTTTACACTCGTGTTGAAGGTTTGCACTGGATCGATGCATTATACTTCTGTGCGGTTACTCTGACTACGGTTGGACATCCTGAATTTGTGCCATCCACCGGATTCAGTAAAGCCTTTACTGTCATCTACATGTTTGCAGGCATAGGTCTCACCTTTGCCATGATTGCCAGAATTACAGCAGGTATTCTATTCCCTCGCAAATTAAAGACAGA